In Bombus terrestris chromosome 13, iyBomTerr1.2, whole genome shotgun sequence, the DNA window CGCTGTGATATGCGTATATATTTATCATACATACAACATGTACGATATATTATTGGTAgtttaaataattagaaaaatatttcagatgCGTTGTGTTTCTTCTCTTGCCGCAATTTTTCTCGAAACGCGGAAGGCAAGCTTTAATGGCGTACGCGTTTATTTTAGCTTTAACAGGACCAGTGAAGAATACTATGCACAACACTGGTGTACTTTCAGAGTCACTAGCCTGTGCGCAAGTACGTATATCGCTCTATATCATTTTATGTCATTAAATTCCCCGTTCTCGAATATCGATCGCATTCACGGTCAACTAGAAAATATCGTTTACTCTTCAGGAACAGTTAAAGGAAGCGGTGAAGACCGTCATAGATTTAGCGAAACAACCGTTTTACGCTTTGCGAGAAGCAATATCGAAAGTCATAAAGACGGTCAAAGTGGTCGTAAAGAAGATTAAACAGACTCTAATTGCGATTAAAAGAGTCGTTCTTAGCATACGTAAGTAGAATTTGTGTACAATCTATTAAAAGTTCTACAACCTGCATCCTTTACTTCGTATCTCATCATAGTTAGAGTTATCACTGCGGTATTCGAATGGCTGGGAAGTATCATAAGTATATGTAACAAAAAGTTGGGCACACCTTTCGACAGGTGCCAAAGCGTTTTTGAAGGAGCAGTGGCGGATTGCAAAGCAAAATTGGGTCCAATTTTTGGATTGGTTTGCAACATAACTTACGTTGTCAGTAGTCTGTGTTACATAGTGAAGCCACTGGATTTCATTTGCATGCTTGTTTCCTATATCGCTGACAGCGTAGTTGGTGTCGTAAGGAGCAGTAAGTTAtcttgaaataaatttgaattttccctGTTTCTTTCCCCCGGACACGTTTTTACAGTCGCAATTCGTAGAAATTAAGAAGTTCACGATGCACATGAAAGCGATGTTCTACGTTAAAGTTAAGTTCTCCCATTCGTTTCATTTCGAAACGAACCAAAGCAGGACGATACAAGACGTATCCACGAGTATTACTACAGAAATACGCTCAAGAACGGACAAACTTTTTGGTTTCTTCGATTTCATGAATTTCATCACGTCCTTCTTCATGTTCTTTATCATACTCAGGTAATGTAATGTAACTGTTACATCGATAGGAATAGTTGGATAATTATGAATTTATTCAATCGTGTAATTTCAATAGGTTCGCGCATTTCTCTAGAACAAtgtgaaaaatgtaatattcaatataaattGACTATCCGATCTAATATTTTCAGAGTGTTACGCTATCGTTACAAATGGTTAACCAGCGAGCGTTTCGACAATCGATACATAACCGACGATCTACGTACCATCGATTTGATAAGAACACGTCAAGACAAGGAAACAGTTTTGCCACTGAATCGACGTGAACGGAACAAATACGTGCCACTCTCTTCCGTCATATTAATAAAATCCGAAAGAACAAAATTATCCAAGTCTATCATATTCTTAAGCCTAGCTACGGTCAAACTTATCGCATACATGTTGATAGATTATTGTCTTTATTGGGTACTGAACACCATACAACTTTACGGACGATTTCAAAGCAAAGTAAAATGACAAACTATTATTATTAGACTGCTGATAATTATTGCAATTACTTCATACAGCAATACGGCATTCTTTTAGGTCGAACGACCAAACGTGGTAACTATTCACGTATCAGGCGATGGATATTTAGCTGACCTTTATAAAAGTATCGTAAAAGCATTCACGCCACACGGGCAGGGAACAGAAATCGATACGATGCTTTGTCTTCCGGTTCCTGTAACACCTGATTTCGATAAATACACTCAGATCCTCGTTTTGATCTTTCTTTGCTGGCTGATGGCATTTTTCGAGCCTTATGGTTTACGAATGAGACAGGTAGTCATGTGTCAGTATTATCCCGAGAGAGCAAAGCAGAGAGCAGCTTGGTTGTACAATTACATCATCAGGTATCCAATTTCTTTATATCCAAGGTATCTACCTGGTGAACTTACTTTAACTACAGACGGGTCGAAATCTGTTTTTTCGAAACTTTCGAAATGCGAAATACTTATTTTCTTCTAATCTTTACTTCGAACTAGGTCAAGGGGCAATTTTTTGAAGTTTGCTAGACGTCAACTACGCCGAAAATTTGGCCTGACCGAAGGGGAAAAAATCGAGAAAGTGActttaaaagagaaattgtgGGCCACGTTTCCCTTATTGAACATATTTTTTCCATTGAAACAAAAAGCGTGTCTTCTGTGTGGAGCAGTGGAACGTGACGAGGATCCACATGTTAAATGTCCAACTCCTGGTTGCATTGGCCTATATTGTACGCAATGTTTCGCGGATTTGCAGAACTTGTGCACCATTTGTCGGTCACCGATGGACTATGGTGACTTGTCCGACATGAGTGAGGagaagtaaattaattaatgataaaaatccTGAATAGGCTAACCGGTGATCGCTAACGCCCTTAAAATATTAGAGACTCTTCGGAAGATCAATTTGAAATACCAAGAAGAGCGTTGCTAAAACCTGAATTGAAATtggacgaagaagaagataaaataatGGACGAGGAAGGTAAAATGATGGGAGAAGAATACGAGGCAATGTTAGGCGAAGAATATGAAACTGAAGAGGAAGAGATGTTAGATAAAGAATATGGAGCTGAAGATGAAGAGATATCGGGTGAAGAATATGAAGTG includes these proteins:
- the LOC100643093 gene encoding DC-STAMP domain-containing protein 2-like, producing MAFFQLVLKANKLEKLRQSYEDEKLTSIEISKGIVKPVYTLKQQIRRRKIWFKKKVTHLLDKIFAILKDSWIHKKIVVIRTDGTLENYIAKSFAGFVGGIFLTYIFFIFFVFQLHFKLSSATFLCTIIGIILTLGLAFSFQVRCVVFLLLPQFFSKRGRQALMAYAFILALTGPVKNTMHNTGVLSESLACAQEQLKEAVKTVIDLAKQPFYALREAISKVIKTVKVVVKKIKQTLIAIKRVVLSILRVITAVFEWLGSIISICNKKLGTPFDRCQSVFEGAVADCKAKLGPIFGLVCNITYVVSSLCYIVKPLDFICMLVSYIADSVVGVVRSKIKKFTMHMKAMFYVKVKFSHSFHFETNQSRTIQDVSTSITTEIRSRTDKLFGFFDFMNFITSFFMFFIILRVLRYRYKWLTSERFDNRYITDDLRTIDLIRTRQDKETVLPLNRRERNKYVPLSSVILIKSERTKLSKSIIFLSLATVKLIAYMLIDYCLYWVLNTIQLYGRFQSKVERPNVVTIHVSGDGYLADLYKSIVKAFTPHGQGTEIDTMLCLPVPVTPDFDKYTQILVLIFLCWLMAFFEPYGLRMRQVVMCQYYPERAKQRAAWLYNYIIRSRGNFLKFARRQLRRKFGLTEGEKIEKVTLKEKLWATFPLLNIFFPLKQKACLLCGAVERDEDPHVKCPTPGCIGLYCTQCFADLQNLCTICRSPMDYGDLSDMSEEKDSSEDQFEIPRRALLKPELKLDEEEDKIMDEEGKMMGEEYEAMLGEEYETEEEEMLDKEYGAEDEEISGEEYEVEDEEMMGEEYETEDEEMLGEEYGDEKILGTEYEDEEILGEKYENGRVKVKNEKEGNKLRAEQADKMERDVGEQTDDKSLEDLDQSTEYSYTYQDESPEEVEIEKTRKRFKDVEAQKIRDDVTIQIFNQPFVKESISGSESPTSGFVVRARRKVRAKLKKRPVAEVRDSDSSSSIADTESWPSEDVDEEEVIHIEIDGDSEELLPKDRKDRRKLGRINRIVDAVARIPWLGKGEV